From the genome of Yersinia enterocolitica, one region includes:
- a CDS encoding multidrug transporter subunit MdtN, translated as MNKLSGSGRKRQLALIVAGVIIVAAVISGWLSVRQTTLNPLSEDAELGASVVHVASSVPGRIISINVVENSKVRRGDLLFTIEPDLYRLQVAQAQAELQMAEAARDTQQRTVVAEQSNAAITNEQIVRAQANLKLATQTLARLQPLLPKGYVTAQQVDDAATAKHDAEVSLKQALKQSFAAEALVSTTAAAEALVVARRAALAIAERELANTQVRAPHDGRVVGLTVSAGEFIVPDQAIFTLINTEHWHASAFFRETELKHINVGDCATVYVMADRQRAIQGRVEGIGWGVSSEDMLNIPRGLPYVPKSLNWVRVVQRFPVRISLEKPPEDLMRIGATAVVVVRNDDGC; from the coding sequence ATGAATAAACTATCAGGGAGTGGGCGTAAGCGGCAACTGGCGCTTATCGTCGCCGGCGTTATCATCGTCGCGGCAGTGATATCAGGCTGGCTTTCCGTGCGGCAGACTACACTGAATCCATTATCTGAAGATGCAGAATTAGGGGCCAGTGTGGTGCATGTTGCCAGTTCGGTACCTGGCCGTATTATCTCGATTAATGTCGTGGAAAACAGCAAAGTTCGGCGGGGTGACCTGCTGTTTACCATCGAGCCGGATCTCTATCGGCTGCAAGTCGCACAGGCGCAAGCTGAATTGCAAATGGCAGAGGCTGCTCGCGATACCCAGCAACGGACGGTGGTCGCTGAACAATCCAATGCCGCGATTACCAATGAACAAATTGTACGGGCGCAAGCCAATCTCAAGTTAGCGACTCAGACATTGGCCCGGCTACAACCTCTGCTCCCTAAAGGTTATGTCACCGCCCAGCAGGTCGATGATGCGGCGACGGCGAAACACGACGCCGAGGTCAGCCTGAAACAGGCATTAAAACAGTCATTTGCTGCGGAGGCTTTAGTCAGCACGACTGCGGCCGCTGAAGCGTTGGTAGTCGCGCGGCGCGCGGCGCTGGCTATTGCTGAACGGGAGCTGGCGAATACACAAGTACGTGCCCCCCATGATGGTCGGGTGGTGGGGCTGACGGTCTCGGCCGGGGAGTTTATCGTCCCGGATCAGGCCATTTTTACCCTTATCAATACTGAACATTGGCATGCCTCGGCCTTTTTCCGTGAAACGGAATTGAAGCATATCAACGTGGGGGATTGCGCTACCGTGTATGTCATGGCGGACAGACAGCGTGCGATTCAGGGGCGAGTTGAGGGGATTGGTTGGGGTGTCAGCTCTGAGGATATGCTGAATATTCCACGTGGTCTGCCTTATGTCCCGAAATCATTAAATTGGGTACGTGTTGTTCAGCGTTTCCCAGTGAGAATCAGTCTGGAAAAACCGCCGGAGGACCTGATGCGAATCGGGGCGACTGCTGTGGTTGTTGTGCGCAATGACGACGGTTGCTGA
- a CDS encoding type VI secretion system baseplate subunit TssK — protein MKIERPLWTRGVLISPQQFQQQASWEAWTNECIAQMGVMHPWGVLQATFALDALAQGRLKAERLHLRFQDGVLVDTDCADVLPPTLTLAANLPPEATEATVMLAMPQLYANGGNCLQPDERGERPVRHRQAWRDVQNQYGDDKKQVAVMYHQLTLRLDSQENGDYQVCPVARLLRDAQGRWTLDPRFIPPMLSLQASAWCGEQLELLMVQLRARLQRLMGMRRESNARMADFAVADVSLFWLLNALNSAEPVLGNFQRYPQIHPERLYQELARLAGSLLTFSLEHEVTAIPAYQHEHLTRVFPPLFALLNILLEASLPSRVVAIELEHEPRINQWRATLRDPRLREGADFYLSVRSTLSSAQLQTQFPQLCKAGAPDDVGNVVNVALSGIPLRPLSHVPAAIPLRLENQYFSLDLSHPAAKQMMEAGACVFYVPGTLGEIQLELFAVLRA, from the coding sequence ATGAAGATTGAACGTCCTCTGTGGACTCGCGGAGTTTTGATTTCCCCGCAGCAATTTCAACAACAGGCTTCTTGGGAGGCCTGGACCAATGAATGCATCGCACAAATGGGCGTCATGCATCCCTGGGGAGTCCTTCAGGCCACTTTTGCATTAGATGCATTGGCTCAGGGCCGCCTGAAAGCAGAACGTTTGCACCTTCGTTTTCAGGACGGTGTCCTGGTGGACACCGATTGTGCTGATGTGTTGCCCCCGACACTGACACTGGCCGCCAATCTGCCGCCGGAGGCCACCGAAGCCACGGTTATGCTGGCGATGCCACAACTGTATGCCAACGGGGGGAACTGTCTGCAACCCGATGAGCGGGGCGAACGGCCCGTGCGCCATCGTCAGGCCTGGCGCGATGTACAAAATCAGTATGGGGATGATAAAAAGCAGGTCGCGGTGATGTACCACCAACTGACCCTGCGGTTGGACAGTCAGGAAAACGGCGATTATCAGGTCTGCCCGGTGGCGCGTTTGCTGCGGGATGCGCAAGGTCGCTGGACACTGGACCCACGTTTTATCCCGCCTATGCTGAGCCTGCAGGCCAGTGCCTGGTGTGGCGAACAGTTGGAATTACTGATGGTGCAGCTTCGGGCGCGTTTACAGCGACTGATGGGCATGCGCCGGGAAAGCAATGCACGAATGGCCGATTTTGCTGTCGCGGATGTGTCGCTGTTCTGGCTGCTCAATGCCCTTAACAGCGCTGAACCGGTGCTGGGGAATTTTCAGCGTTATCCACAGATCCACCCAGAACGGCTGTATCAGGAACTGGCAAGACTGGCGGGCAGTTTGCTAACGTTTTCCCTTGAACACGAGGTGACAGCGATCCCAGCCTATCAGCATGAACACCTGACCCGCGTCTTTCCTCCCTTATTTGCTTTGCTGAATATTCTGCTGGAAGCCAGCCTCCCTTCTCGGGTGGTGGCGATTGAGCTGGAGCATGAACCGCGTATCAATCAGTGGCGAGCGACCCTGCGTGATCCTCGCTTGCGTGAGGGGGCCGATTTCTATCTGTCGGTACGTTCCACTCTGTCTTCAGCGCAGTTACAAACCCAGTTCCCGCAGTTGTGTAAAGCCGGAGCGCCGGATGATGTCGGTAATGTGGTGAATGTTGCACTGAGCGGGATCCCATTGCGTCCCCTGAGCCATGTCCCTGCCGCCATCCCCTTGCGCCTGGAAAATCAGTATTTCTCCCTTGATCTCAGCCACCCTGCTGCGAAGCAGATGATGGAGGCAGGGGCTTGTGTGTTCTATGTGCCTGGTACGCTGGGTGAGATCCAACTGGAATTGTTTGCGGTGTTGCGCGCATGA
- a CDS encoding type VI secretion protein ImpK — protein sequence MNHQITEHSPTGNIDALLQDTWLQVISLRQGMACSEGEGQAFWQRCVADIERVHQALKDAGHSEQSCQHIRYAQCALLDETVKGRGVQDDAYFVWCHSPLQAHFFNTLDAGNQLYEQMRTVLREPAPDSAVLTCFHRVLMLGFLGGYRSIAVPEREQLVSQLTARVPAFSFSPSRGILATASSRNRLGVWLRYWPVRLGLAALMVALLWWGLDHWLSGLLPTLLPGPM from the coding sequence ATGAACCATCAAATAACTGAACACTCCCCTACGGGGAATATTGATGCATTACTACAGGATACCTGGCTGCAGGTGATCAGCCTGCGTCAGGGAATGGCCTGCTCCGAAGGTGAAGGGCAGGCATTTTGGCAACGCTGTGTTGCAGACATTGAACGTGTCCATCAGGCGCTGAAAGACGCCGGCCACAGCGAACAAAGTTGCCAGCACATCAGGTACGCACAATGTGCTCTGCTGGATGAAACTGTGAAAGGCCGCGGTGTACAGGATGATGCCTACTTTGTGTGGTGTCACTCGCCCTTGCAGGCGCATTTTTTCAACACTCTAGATGCCGGTAACCAGCTTTATGAGCAGATGCGCACCGTGTTGCGTGAGCCCGCACCAGATAGTGCAGTACTGACCTGTTTTCACCGGGTGTTGATGTTGGGGTTCCTCGGGGGATATCGCTCTATTGCGGTACCTGAACGGGAACAACTGGTCAGCCAACTGACCGCACGGGTACCGGCGTTCAGCTTTTCACCATCACGTGGGATCTTGGCAACTGCCTCATCCCGTAACCGTCTTGGGGTCTGGCTGCGTTACTGGCCAGTGCGACTGGGGTTGGCTGCGCTGATGGTCGCGCTGCTGTGGTGGGGTCTTGACCACTGGCTATCTGGTTTGTTACCGACATTGTTACCGGGGCCAATGTGA
- a CDS encoding type VI secretion system tube protein Hcp, whose translation MAIPVYLWLKDDGGADIKGSVDVKDREGSIEIVAQEHNLYIPTDNNTGKLTGTRIHTPFLFTKEIDSSSPYLYKAVTTGQTLKSAEFKWYRINDAGQEVEYFNTKLENVKLVKVAPKMHDIKDPAKEKHNHLEAIELRYEKITWTYKDGNIIHSDSWNERTTA comes from the coding sequence ATGGCAATTCCAGTCTATCTGTGGCTGAAAGATGATGGCGGCGCGGACATTAAAGGTTCCGTAGATGTTAAAGATCGCGAAGGCAGTATTGAGATCGTGGCACAGGAACATAACCTGTATATCCCGACAGACAACAACACGGGCAAGCTGACCGGCACCCGTATCCATACCCCGTTCCTGTTCACCAAGGAAATCGATTCTTCCAGCCCGTACCTGTACAAAGCGGTAACCACCGGCCAGACCCTGAAATCCGCTGAGTTCAAATGGTATCGCATTAACGATGCGGGCCAGGAAGTGGAATATTTCAATACCAAGCTTGAGAACGTGAAACTGGTGAAAGTGGCACCGAAGATGCACGACATCAAGGATCCGGCCAAAGAGAAACACAATCACCTCGAAGCCATTGAGCTGCGTTACGAAAAAATCACCTGGACTTACAAAGACGGCAACATCATTCATTCCGATTCCTGGAACGAACGTACCACTGCGTAA
- a CDS encoding OmpA family protein, whose translation MSPLWRYGLWLWAGLLAVILCLAFLPFSLLVGWLMLLLVALICLVGIGRARRQPNMAFSEPLFSLPSENPLPPENHRLPVVLVCGDGLASLFGTERMLQTAQGCWLRVDEINSLQLFTRQLLWQRPEWASQLAVMVVVNPQQRSDERLLATDLQELRWQLMQLRSDSRHHIPLLVSSTVATLMAHDAVWLSQQQTPPLTLWSTISTPGSLADWQRAQSNVVQAERLKQTVLFSCHHDWLKAQVLPVLQARNEDVAPVSVQQIIQQQVAGLPDIEQSSLWQHWLTAHTSLRQVSGWHPPSTAAHDVLPLPDFVFSTLPLGSGVSSRRRVLRHGVTLLTLAAIVALYSSAWQNRQLLHRVSFDIRHYHSIAMTDYGPKAKAVEVLRHDAAQLNEWFRNGEPLRMGLGLYQGERLHQPLLDAVQAYIPPPAIEEVGVATTVRLDALSLFDTGKFQLKPGSTKMLVNALIDIKAKPGWLIVVAGHTDITGDADANQTLSLKRAEALRDWMLSTSDVSPTCFAVQGYGATRPIATNDTAEGRALNRRVDISLVPQVDACKAPAPKTHQMIDE comes from the coding sequence ATGAGTCCGCTGTGGCGATATGGGTTATGGCTATGGGCGGGTCTTCTGGCGGTCATATTGTGTCTGGCGTTCCTGCCTTTCTCTCTGTTAGTCGGCTGGCTTATGCTGTTGCTGGTTGCCCTTATTTGCTTGGTGGGAATAGGGCGGGCTAGACGTCAACCGAACATGGCATTCTCTGAACCGCTATTCTCCCTACCATCCGAAAATCCGCTTCCACCTGAAAACCACCGTTTACCGGTGGTGCTGGTCTGTGGTGATGGTCTGGCATCATTATTTGGCACCGAGAGGATGCTGCAGACTGCGCAAGGCTGCTGGCTGCGAGTGGATGAGATAAACAGCCTACAACTGTTTACCCGACAGCTTCTGTGGCAGCGGCCTGAATGGGCCTCTCAGTTGGCGGTGATGGTGGTGGTGAATCCACAGCAACGCAGCGATGAGCGCCTGCTGGCCACCGATCTGCAAGAGCTGCGCTGGCAACTGATGCAACTGCGTAGCGATAGCCGCCATCACATTCCCTTGCTGGTGAGTAGCACGGTGGCCACACTGATGGCCCATGATGCGGTTTGGTTGTCACAACAGCAAACTCCGCCGCTGACGCTCTGGTCAACCATCTCGACGCCGGGATCTCTGGCCGACTGGCAGCGCGCACAAAGCAATGTTGTACAGGCGGAACGACTGAAACAGACGGTGTTGTTCAGCTGCCATCATGACTGGCTGAAAGCACAAGTGCTCCCGGTGTTGCAGGCGCGCAATGAGGATGTGGCACCGGTCTCTGTACAGCAGATTATTCAGCAGCAGGTTGCTGGTCTGCCAGATATAGAGCAAAGCTCCCTCTGGCAACATTGGCTAACCGCCCATACCTCGCTGAGACAGGTGTCCGGTTGGCATCCACCGTCGACGGCTGCGCATGACGTCTTGCCTTTGCCAGATTTTGTCTTTTCAACACTTCCCCTCGGCAGTGGTGTGTCGTCACGTCGCCGGGTGCTGCGCCATGGCGTCACTTTACTGACCCTGGCGGCAATAGTGGCTTTGTACAGCAGTGCCTGGCAAAACCGACAATTGTTGCACCGTGTGAGTTTTGATATTCGCCATTACCACAGCATAGCCATGACGGATTATGGCCCAAAAGCAAAAGCTGTTGAGGTATTACGCCATGATGCTGCACAGCTCAATGAGTGGTTCCGTAATGGTGAACCACTGCGTATGGGATTGGGGCTGTATCAGGGGGAACGTCTGCACCAGCCTCTACTCGATGCTGTTCAAGCCTATATCCCACCGCCAGCGATAGAGGAAGTGGGTGTAGCAACAACGGTGCGCCTCGACGCGCTGTCGTTATTTGATACGGGCAAGTTCCAGCTCAAACCGGGCAGTACCAAAATGCTGGTCAACGCGCTTATCGACATTAAAGCCAAACCGGGCTGGCTGATAGTGGTTGCAGGGCATACCGATATTACGGGTGATGCCGACGCTAATCAGACGCTGTCACTTAAACGCGCAGAAGCACTGCGTGACTGGATGCTCTCAACCAGTGACGTCTCACCCACCTGCTTTGCGGTTCAGGGCTACGGGGCGACACGCCCGATTGCAACAAATGACACTGCGGAAGGCCGTGCGCTCAACCGTCGTGTCGATATTAGTTTGGTGCCGCAGGTTGATGCCTGCAAAGCACCAGCCCCCAAGACTCATCAAATGATTGATGAGTGA
- a CDS encoding TolC family protein, translated as MTTHAVLMARIAKMGLICTAAGLCILITGCATERLDLAPASYSEPWVADANTGSAAGAGNFSVPANPLVAELPQPPAIKSGHLYSLPELIDIAQNQNPDTRIAWQQARQAALAVGMGEAVFLPIISASVIGGYQSTSTPLPYAIGSHKDVNTSGSAVVPALALQWLIFDFGQRSALLDAAKQTSYAANVSFNGMHQKLIYDVTRTYFQYGAAQTQRQIAEQTLKNSLKIQDAAEQRQKNGIATTVEVALARQQVAQSELRRVMTKGTERDAYQALLGAMGVSPSLDINIAYAEDRALPDVASTPTENMIRLALSQRPDVLASYAAVEAAKAGIKATEADFLPKVYLAGAVAGGDGRFDIQGLPGISQQTSSSSILVGVSVPLYDGGIRAARVKEAESRAAVAAEGFKKTQELAVREIVVAADTLHSALESNQAALNLVKTSFITYDAALESYRNGVGTITVANEAANGLLNAQQMSTDAHAASLVAAANLAFVMGKMTNTSQPLELLH; from the coding sequence ATGACGACTCACGCGGTACTGATGGCCAGGATAGCCAAAATGGGCCTTATTTGCACGGCGGCTGGCTTATGCATATTGATTACGGGGTGTGCCACTGAGCGACTTGACCTCGCGCCAGCCTCCTATTCCGAACCTTGGGTCGCGGATGCCAATACGGGCAGTGCTGCGGGCGCGGGTAATTTCTCTGTGCCAGCTAATCCGCTGGTGGCAGAACTTCCTCAGCCACCGGCAATAAAGAGCGGACATCTTTACTCATTACCTGAGCTGATTGATATTGCCCAGAATCAGAATCCAGATACCCGCATTGCCTGGCAGCAAGCGCGACAGGCTGCATTGGCTGTCGGCATGGGGGAGGCGGTATTTTTACCGATCATTTCAGCCAGTGTTATTGGTGGCTACCAGAGTACCAGCACACCGTTACCTTACGCGATTGGCAGCCATAAGGATGTCAATACCTCTGGGAGCGCAGTTGTTCCGGCGCTGGCATTACAGTGGCTTATCTTTGATTTCGGGCAGCGTAGTGCATTACTTGACGCAGCTAAACAAACCTCTTATGCCGCCAATGTTAGCTTTAATGGGATGCATCAGAAGCTAATCTACGATGTCACACGGACTTATTTCCAATATGGTGCCGCGCAGACCCAGAGGCAGATAGCAGAGCAAACGCTGAAAAATAGCTTAAAGATTCAAGATGCTGCCGAACAACGTCAAAAAAATGGTATTGCCACCACCGTCGAAGTGGCGTTGGCGCGCCAACAGGTGGCACAGTCTGAACTGCGCCGCGTGATGACAAAAGGTACGGAACGTGATGCTTATCAGGCATTACTGGGGGCGATGGGGGTTTCTCCCTCATTAGATATCAACATCGCTTATGCCGAAGACCGCGCTTTGCCAGATGTTGCCAGCACGCCGACCGAAAATATGATTCGTCTGGCCCTTTCCCAGCGGCCTGATGTGTTAGCCAGCTATGCGGCGGTAGAAGCTGCCAAGGCAGGTATCAAAGCCACTGAGGCCGACTTTTTGCCAAAAGTCTATCTTGCCGGAGCAGTCGCAGGCGGTGATGGGCGCTTTGATATTCAGGGTCTACCTGGGATTAGCCAGCAGACTTCATCCTCTAGCATTTTGGTGGGGGTCAGTGTTCCTCTTTACGATGGCGGGATACGGGCGGCGCGGGTCAAAGAGGCGGAGTCTCGTGCGGCAGTTGCAGCGGAAGGATTTAAGAAAACTCAGGAGTTGGCGGTGCGTGAAATCGTGGTGGCGGCGGATACTTTGCACTCGGCACTTGAGTCTAATCAGGCGGCACTCAATCTGGTGAAAACGTCATTTATCACCTATGACGCTGCACTGGAATCTTATCGTAATGGTGTAGGTACCATCACGGTCGCTAACGAAGCGGCCAATGGCTTGTTGAATGCACAACAGATGAGTACCGATGCCCACGCCGCTTCGCTGGTCGCCGCTGCCAATCTGGCTTTTGTGATGGGTAAAATGACAAATACCTCACAACCTCTTGAGTTGCTTCATTAA
- a CDS encoding type VI secretion system contractile sheath large subunit: MLMSVQENSAQGTATTVLEKNRPVAQGVYASLFEKINLSPVSSLTGLDAFQNNDTMADATTDERVTAAVSVFLDLLKQSSKKVEKLDKTLLDGHIAALDDQISRQLDAVMHHPDFQRVESTWRGVKSLIDQTDFRQNVRIELLDISKDHLVQDFEDAPEIVQSGLYTQTYIQEYDTPGGEPIAAAISNYEFDRSPQDIALLRNISKVAAAAHMPFIGSVGPEFFGKENMEEVAAIKDIGNYFDRAEYIKWKAFRDSDDSRYIGLTMPRVLGRLPYGPDTVPVRSFNYVEQVKGPDHDRYLWTNASFAFAANMVKSFIKNGWCVQIRGPQAGGAVTNLPIHLYDLGTGNQVKIPSEVMIPETREFEFANLGFIPLSYYKNRDYSCFFSANSAQKPALYDTADATANSRINARLPYIFLLSRIAHYLKLIQRENIGTTKDRRLLELELNNWIRGLVTEMTDPGDDLQASHPLRDAKVTVEDIEDNPGFFRVKLYAVPHFQVEGMDVNLSLVSQMPKAKA; the protein is encoded by the coding sequence ATGCTGATGTCTGTACAGGAAAACAGTGCGCAGGGTACTGCGACGACCGTATTAGAGAAAAACCGTCCCGTAGCCCAGGGGGTTTATGCCTCTTTATTTGAAAAAATCAACCTGAGCCCAGTCTCCTCATTGACGGGTCTGGATGCTTTCCAGAACAACGATACCATGGCGGATGCCACTACTGATGAGCGTGTCACTGCCGCCGTCAGTGTCTTTTTAGACCTGCTGAAGCAGTCGTCGAAAAAAGTGGAAAAGCTGGATAAAACCCTGCTGGATGGCCACATTGCGGCGCTGGATGATCAAATCAGTCGCCAGTTGGATGCGGTGATGCATCACCCTGATTTCCAACGGGTGGAGTCGACCTGGCGTGGCGTGAAATCCCTTATCGATCAAACCGATTTCCGTCAAAACGTGCGTATCGAACTGCTGGATATCAGTAAAGATCATCTGGTGCAGGATTTTGAAGACGCCCCTGAAATCGTGCAAAGCGGTCTCTACACCCAGACTTACATTCAGGAATACGACACCCCCGGTGGCGAACCGATTGCCGCCGCTATCTCCAACTACGAGTTCGACCGTAGCCCGCAAGATATCGCGCTATTGCGCAATATCTCCAAGGTCGCCGCGGCAGCCCATATGCCGTTTATTGGCTCAGTGGGTCCAGAGTTCTTTGGTAAAGAGAACATGGAAGAAGTGGCCGCCATCAAAGATATCGGTAACTACTTTGACCGTGCCGAATACATCAAGTGGAAAGCCTTCCGCGACTCAGATGATTCCCGCTATATCGGCCTGACCATGCCGCGCGTGCTGGGGCGCTTACCTTACGGCCCGGACACGGTGCCGGTACGCAGCTTTAACTACGTAGAGCAGGTGAAAGGGCCGGACCATGACCGTTATCTGTGGACCAACGCCTCGTTTGCCTTTGCCGCCAATATGGTGAAAAGCTTCATCAAAAACGGCTGGTGTGTGCAGATCCGTGGCCCGCAGGCCGGTGGCGCGGTGACCAACCTGCCTATTCACCTGTACGATTTGGGTACCGGTAATCAGGTCAAAATCCCGTCAGAAGTGATGATCCCGGAAACGCGCGAATTTGAGTTTGCCAATCTGGGCTTTATTCCGCTGTCGTACTACAAAAACCGTGATTACTCGTGCTTCTTCTCGGCCAACTCTGCCCAGAAGCCTGCGCTGTATGACACCGCTGATGCCACTGCCAACAGCCGTATTAATGCCCGCTTGCCATACATCTTCTTGCTGTCACGCATTGCCCATTACCTGAAGCTTATTCAGCGCGAGAACATCGGCACCACCAAAGACCGCCGTCTGTTGGAGCTGGAGCTGAATAACTGGATCCGTGGGTTGGTGACGGAAATGACTGATCCGGGTGATGACTTGCAGGCTTCCCATCCGCTGCGTGATGCAAAAGTCACGGTGGAAGATATCGAAGACAACCCCGGTTTCTTCCGCGTGAAGCTGTATGCTGTGCCGCACTTCCAGGTTGAAGGTATGGACGTGAATCTGTCATTGGTTTCCCAGATGCCGAAGGCGAAAGCCTGA
- a CDS encoding type VI secretion system contractile sheath small subunit, translated as MASSSFQNEIPKARINIKLDLHTGGAQKKVELPLKLLVMGDYSNGQEQRPLSEREKLNINKNNFNSVLAEFQPSLKLTVPDTLAGDNTDTAVSLTFNDMKDFEPESVARQIPQLRALLAMRNLLRDLKSNLLDNATFRRELENILKDEALSDELRAELAALAPKDC; from the coding sequence ATGGCCTCGTCAAGCTTCCAAAATGAGATACCCAAAGCGCGTATTAATATTAAATTAGACCTCCACACCGGCGGTGCCCAGAAGAAAGTCGAACTACCTTTAAAACTTCTGGTGATGGGCGATTACAGCAACGGTCAGGAACAGCGTCCGCTGTCCGAACGTGAAAAGCTTAATATCAATAAAAATAATTTCAACAGCGTGTTGGCCGAGTTCCAACCGAGCCTGAAATTAACGGTGCCTGATACTTTGGCAGGGGATAATACCGATACCGCCGTATCTCTGACCTTCAACGACATGAAAGATTTCGAGCCGGAAAGTGTCGCCCGTCAAATCCCACAACTGCGTGCCTTGCTGGCAATGCGCAATCTGCTGCGTGATCTCAAGTCCAATTTGCTGGACAACGCCACCTTCCGCCGTGAGCTGGAAAACATCCTCAAAGACGAAGCATTGAGCGATGAGCTGCGTGCTGAACTGGCGGCATTGGCCCCCAAAGACTGTTAA
- a CDS encoding FUSC family protein, with amino-acid sequence MVYGIPESAISCYLIIFVMKPDGVESMVMAIAITILVSLVVGLVFLLIHFTLEAAPLRMAALIVSSFLFLYLGSASKLGPVGSIIALVIAFVMTLLSDIPMGEVATRGLLYAWLMAVSPMLLIIGFNLFFGRAPQTLLRASLAERLFTVAETLRQPDATNMAKLTELLQEGQNEHQQRALFVRIFHLRPSSEAAWLESAVKSSYRLLLATSALSAGSPENERIELAGYCCDAAQAIAAGNLAVTPHFAIENAGDEINEIRNALLALANADNGQDLAAPKSSFFAADALTNPAHQRFALKTTAAALICYLVYTALDWQDIHTAMITCYVAALGTTGETVHKLVLRIIGCLIGALMGVLAIIFIIPYLSDIGQLMALVFGCILLAAWVSCGSERIAYAGVQVGLAFLLTVLQGFGPSTDLGVALDRVLGILLGNLVVYLIFTRLWPVAIVDAVRIHISNTLTGLTNLAALSPDARPAALREATTIEAEITQAREELALVPFEPAQLRPSREECARLYAILAEMSKLCPVLFLPTEKSASDVEQLRQLSLVGDITAQQGEHVPERESSWQGLSPVELTIGQRIKRLGELLGT; translated from the coding sequence ATGGTGTATGGCATCCCGGAATCCGCGATCAGTTGCTATCTGATTATTTTCGTCATGAAACCGGATGGCGTAGAAAGCATGGTGATGGCGATTGCTATCACCATTCTGGTGTCGCTGGTGGTTGGTCTGGTGTTTCTGCTTATTCATTTCACGTTGGAAGCCGCGCCACTGCGCATGGCAGCCTTGATTGTCAGTTCGTTTTTGTTTCTCTATCTTGGCTCAGCCAGTAAGCTCGGTCCGGTGGGGAGTATTATTGCGCTGGTTATTGCGTTTGTGATGACGCTGCTCAGTGATATACCCATGGGTGAGGTAGCAACGCGGGGGCTGTTGTATGCCTGGTTAATGGCGGTTTCCCCGATGTTGCTGATTATTGGCTTTAACCTTTTCTTTGGCCGGGCACCCCAGACGTTATTGCGGGCCAGTTTAGCCGAGCGACTTTTCACCGTAGCCGAGACATTGCGCCAACCCGATGCCACCAATATGGCTAAGCTAACTGAGCTACTACAGGAAGGGCAAAATGAGCATCAACAGCGGGCGCTTTTTGTACGTATCTTCCATCTACGCCCCTCGTCTGAAGCAGCCTGGTTGGAAAGTGCCGTAAAAAGCAGTTATCGCCTGCTATTGGCAACGTCAGCTTTATCTGCTGGCTCACCAGAGAATGAGCGTATTGAACTCGCGGGCTACTGTTGCGATGCGGCACAGGCGATAGCGGCGGGCAATCTTGCTGTTACCCCTCACTTTGCTATTGAGAATGCGGGTGATGAGATCAATGAAATCAGAAACGCACTGCTAGCACTGGCGAATGCGGATAATGGGCAAGATTTGGCTGCCCCGAAATCCTCATTCTTTGCCGCAGATGCACTGACCAATCCTGCTCATCAGCGTTTTGCGCTAAAGACCACCGCCGCCGCCCTAATTTGCTATCTGGTCTATACCGCATTGGATTGGCAGGATATCCATACTGCCATGATCACCTGCTATGTCGCGGCGTTAGGTACCACCGGTGAGACAGTGCATAAACTGGTACTGCGGATTATCGGGTGCTTGATCGGCGCGTTAATGGGGGTTCTGGCGATCATTTTCATTATTCCCTACCTGAGTGATATTGGTCAATTGATGGCGCTGGTGTTTGGCTGCATTCTATTGGCCGCTTGGGTTTCCTGTGGCAGCGAACGTATCGCTTATGCCGGTGTGCAGGTTGGGCTGGCATTCCTGCTGACGGTGTTGCAAGGCTTCGGGCCAAGTACAGATCTGGGGGTGGCACTCGATAGGGTGCTTGGGATCTTACTGGGTAATCTGGTGGTGTATTTGATTTTTACCCGGTTGTGGCCGGTGGCTATTGTAGATGCGGTGCGCATACATATTAGTAACACGTTGACGGGACTGACAAATTTGGCAGCGCTGTCGCCTGATGCACGGCCTGCGGCACTAAGAGAAGCGACAACCATTGAGGCGGAGATTACCCAAGCGCGAGAAGAGCTGGCACTGGTTCCCTTTGAGCCAGCACAATTACGCCCTTCACGAGAAGAGTGCGCACGCTTGTACGCGATACTGGCAGAAATGAGTAAATTGTGCCCAGTGCTGTTTCTACCGACTGAAAAGTCGGCGTCTGATGTGGAACAACTGCGTCAGCTCTCGCTTGTCGGTGACATTACCGCGCAACAAGGCGAGCACGTGCCAGAGAGAGAATCTTCATGGCAGGGGTTATCGCCAGTTGAACTGACTATTGGGCAACGTATAAAAAGACTCGGGGAACTTCTGGGAACTTGA